CCGCGGAGGGGCACGAGCACGCGCCCGTTGCTTATCATAGGGGGCTGATCGAACGTCACCGGCGCCCCGTCGACGAACACCTTGACGTCGGGCGCCGGGGTCTGCGCCGCGGCGGTGGACGTGAAGCCGGCGGCGAGCGCCGCGACGAGGACAACGCCGGCGAGCGCTCTTCGCGATCTATCGGTTCTCACGGGGGACACCTCATCCGCCCGGGCGGCCGGCTGTTGCCGGCCGCCCGGGCGTGGTTCATCTTTTCAGTTTTTAACCCGCTGCTGGTGCAACGTTACTGCAACGTCGTGTTGACCGTGGTCGACGGCGAGCGGGCCGCCCCCGTGTAGTCCACGAGGGTCGCGGAAATCGTCACGTTGACCCCTCGCACCGGCGGCGCCTGCGCGAATGTCGCCGACCAGTTGCCGTTCGCGTCGGCCGTCACGGTCTGCGTGCCGAGCGTGCCCTGGACGGGAAAGAGCAGCACGGTCCCGTTATAATCCGCTTGAACCTTGACGAGGGAGCCCGGTGGGGCGCTGCCCGTCACGGTAAAGGGCGTCCGGATGGGAGTCCCCGGACCCGGCTGGCTGATCACCGGCGCGCCGCCCATCGCGGGCGGCACAATCGCCGACGCGCTGATCGTTACCGGACTCGGCGCCGTGGCCGTCAACAACTGTCCGGTGGGCGCCGTCAGCGAGACCACCACGGTGGTGTTTTGAACGAAGTCGCCCGGCTGGACCGCGTAATTGCCGACGTACGTGCCGGGCTGGTTCGCGGATTCGGTCATCGGCAGGCCGTTCCGGAGCCCGGTGATCGCAAAGGTCGCGGTGCCGTGCGCCGGGCCTATCGCGACGACCGTCATCACGTCCCCGGGCACCAATGGACGCCCGGTCGGCGTAACGGTCGCCGACGTAATGGCCCCGGCCGGTACCGGCGCCGGAGACGTGAACGACGCCTGGACGTTCTGCGCCGTGCCGGACTGATCGGCCGTCACCGTGACGGAGTCACCCGGTCTGAGCGCGCTGAGGGACACCGGCCCGCTCACGCCCGTGACCACGTTTTGACGAACGATGGTCGTCCCGGAGACGATGTTGTAGGTATACACTTCGCCGGGCGGCGTCTGGACGAGCAGCTGACCCGGGTACGTCGTGGCGTTCACGCGCACGACCGTCCCCGAGATCGTGGTAGGCGCGGGGGGTTGATAGGCCGTCGGCGGATAGGATTGGGTCGGCGGATAGGATTGGGTCGGCGG
This window of the bacterium genome carries:
- a CDS encoding copper amine oxidase N-terminal domain-containing protein, producing MRRLFVTAVLVAALGAGLVSVAVAQTPAPYVKVFVDGSPVYFDQAPVMANGRVLVPLRGVFERLGATVTWDPTSQTVLAQSGATSVSLRIGSPQAFVNGQAQFLDVPAMLVGGRTLVPLRFVSQALGAGVTWDAATSTVQITSQGALTGPPVTYPPTQSYPPTQSYPPTQSYPPTAYQPPAPTTISGTVVRVNATTYPGQLLVQTPPGEVYTYNIVSGTTIVRQNVVTGVSGPVSLSALRPGDSVTVTADQSGTAQNVQASFTSPAPVPAGAITSATVTPTGRPLVPGDVMTVVAIGPAHGTATFAITGLRNGLPMTESANQPGTYVGNYAVQPGDFVQNTTVVVSLTAPTGQLLTATAPSPVTISASAIVPPAMGGAPVISQPGPGTPIRTPFTVTGSAPPGSLVKVQADYNGTVLLFPVQGTLGTQTVTADANGNWSATFAQAPPVRGVNVTISATLVDYTGAARSPSTTVNTTLQ